From the Manihot esculenta cultivar AM560-2 chromosome 14, M.esculenta_v8, whole genome shotgun sequence genome, the window ttaactgttcatattatttaatttatataaatttaattatcccTTTCACTTAAAAGtaaattaactaatttttttaaagaaaaatataaataaatgattgaaaatttttattttgcaagATATAAGAAcagtgtaattttttaaaaaatacaaattaaataattaatggataaattttattattttttttaatagtgaacctataagttatttaatatatttttaaaagttactaatcaactaaataataattcacttaaaaaataaaataattcacacTTGGTTTTTTTTCAAAGGACCCCTCCGCAAAAGAAGTAGCAATATTTGACGGAAAGGGTGAAACCGTTTACATTGAAGAACTAAAAGAGAGACTTAGGCACTGCCACAGGCCTCACTCCACGTGTATAAATATAGAGAGGAttactattaataaattaattaaaaagattttatattatataaattaaataataattttttcataaataaatgctCGAATTTGAATCAACCCACAAACAAATCTTTAGGAGCACCCTCtcttctctttatttatttatttatttttttccggTGGCTGTCTCGAGAAATTTAGCCTCGACTCTAGTGCCCTGTTTGGTCAGGAGAGTAGAGTCAGGCCCtctaaatgaaaaaagaaaattgcaaTATGAATGAAGGGTAATAATGGAATAATGAGAATTAATAAAGGGGTGGAAAGGAAAAAGGGAAAATTGACAGAGGTTGCTTGTGCAAATATAGCTAATCTGGGCTTCCTTTACAAGCAAAACAATGTGTGTTAAGGCAAGAGAATTGAATTGAACCAAACCCAAAACAGTACAAAACAACACACAATTCTCTCTCATTTCTCACAATTATCTTGGCTTCATTATGTTTTACACACCccaaccctttttttttttttttttttttttaattattaccaCTATTTTTCTTAGATAGGACAAGGAAACCCATCTCAGATGAAAGCAGAAACAAGAAGAAAAGTACTGacaaattaaattgtttttctttctttccttcttctcttctttgatTCATCTTCAAAACTTCATTGATTCTTCTTACTATCTCTCATTGTTTTCTTATGTTTTTTGTTTGATGATAGGGTTGCTGCAGGTGGAAGATAATGAGAGCTGGGAAATTGAAGAGCATTGTTAGGTCTTTGTGATGATATTGCTGCTAAAGCAAATGGATCTTATTCGATCCTTGCAGAAAAaagctttcttcttctttctcttttgctTCCTTGGCTTCTGGTAATGATTATTTTGGCTGGTTGTTggcggtggtggtggtggtggtgatatTGGCTGGACGGCTCAATCTCTGTATTGTTATGAGAAGAACTGAaaagttttcattttttttctttctgggTTTCACTTTGTAACGAAGTCTTATAATGCTGATATGCAACAACAGGTTTTACTTGATTTCTTGATCTTGGTTTTGTGAATTTTCCTGCATTTTCTAGGAAACCAAACAATCCCCACCCATTACATCAGAAGAAGCAAGGATCCAACTATCTCTTAAAGGAAGGTAAAGGTTGGTGGGTAAGGGTAATGGTTTTAATTTTTTGGGGTCCCCTAAAAAGATGCAGAGTTCCATGTTTGAAAAACACTGTTTTATtatcgattcaattcaaaatcaCTGTCAGTAGTCCTTTGCTTCTGTccctattattaatttattattattattattttcttgggAAAGTAGAGGAGAGATTTGATGTTATAAGTTCAAATCCACCCCCTGTTACTGTTGTGTCATCTTCATTATCAACTTGTACATTTACTTcaagaaatttatattttcttttcttggaATTTGGAATTCCTTTCCTTTgttgaattttcttttctttattatcaaatatatattatttaacatCAGAacttcttaaaaaattttagataatttacaTCCTCTTtccctttataatttttattcatatattttttaattattttaaaattattatatattttatttaaattataataatataaattaatttattttattttcataaaatatattttttaatatatataaaaaaataaaataaataaaaattataagagggataaaatatttaaatcatattatACTGAAAAActcatcatattaaaattaatctacttgaagtatgaaaaaatttattaattttaagcacttaatattttattatttaatttttatagtcttttaatttaataaaatataaattaattaaattttttaattgacagtattttaaatttttcttagtatttaagaattaaaattaattaataattttaaaattttaagtatattttaatttattttttaaaataaaaaaattaattagtgaatttttttatattataaagattaaaatagtcaattttttaaaattgaagagttaaaaattttaatttgtataaaaaataaaaaaagaatatttaatacttaatagttgaatattaaataaaaaagataataaaatttatattttaaaaagtaaatgaaaaaaaaaagagtgacTTTCATTTTTATCaagtcaatatatatatattaaaattgccGAATTTTGAATATAAAGTGATATAtgttctaattttattatattttaaaaataaaattaatatatttaattttttattaaaaatataaaataaaaagacaaaTACCACTGTTAATttagatttataaaaaaagGCAAAGACAAGAAAGTTGAGGTAAGCCTAATGTTTGCAGCTGCCTGGAAATGTCCTATCATCAGTTGGACTGGAGTTTGGGGGGCTTTTCCTCCATTCGAGTATTGGCATGCCTCTTCTTAATTAGTTCcctaaaactttatttttattcaacaaACTTTAAGTTAAAGTATCCCGTGatgtaattaatttgaaaattttataaatttttcaggataacatattttttataaattatacgtATAATTTACATACGAATAGAAGGTCATTTAGTAGCAGCAAGCTATATATAGGTGAAAGATTTATTTACTCGGCAAAATTTCCAATTATCTTTTTCTACCAAGTTCTTCTGGAATATTTAACcataattatcaaaataataattacttttatCACTCATCTTTAAGtttgttaatttaaaatttaaaattattttaagaaattccaTATCTGAGTACTAGCTTAATATAAACCCAAATATGCCTTATCATCTCAATCTTTATCACGATCTCTTCACTGTGCATCAAATCtttataattatcaaattaaactcaattaaaatatttttatataaaatatttatctcaattatttagttttttatttttagaaaatgaCCTTAAATCTTCAATTTTATTCCGAGAAATAAAGACCCGTTTGATAGAAACACCCAAGACTACACTCGGACGAAACTAAAAAACAAACATTACTCATAAAAGACAAACCCATCAAACTATGACTCTCAGCAACAGACAAAACCTTGCGCTCATGCTTGGCTGGAGTCCACACCATCACTCCTCCTCCACGCCCACCTCCTTCCACGACTGCATCCACACCTTAGCAGGACAAGCCCTTCCATGCCCGTTCTCTTTCTTATCATAACTCCTATACACCACCCACCAACCACCACCACCCAACTCCTGCTCCACCATACTCCGGCACCAGTACCCGTCAACGTCACTGCACTCCATGGCCCACCACTTTACCCCGCCACCACAGCACGTGACCGCAACAGAGAACTCGTTTGGTCCAAAACATTTAAGCACCCTGTTGACCATTGAGTTCAAGCTAACTTCGCTACAATCGAATCCCATGGCCTCGTAGCTTGCATAACTGAAACCATCCTCTGGGGTCACGTGCACCGTTGAGAATCCTGAGCCTTCAATCCCATTCATTGAGTACCCACAGGGGTCAAAGTCAAAGTCACATATCACGTGACTCGGTATAATTTCAGATATCCCGGAATTTCTGGTCATTTCCTTAGCCGAATAATCCGCCGATTTCTTAAAAAACACGGCCGCTTTCTTTCTCTCCAATCCAGTCATGCACATCTCAACAGTGATCATATCCGTCTGATTTTCCAATGATTTCCTTGATGATGCCGAGTAAATGTGCCAGTTCCGATTCAGAGCGACGGGATCGCCAAGAAGGACGTAGGCCTCGGAGTTTAAACAGCCGAATAACTCGTTCAAGGCAGTAACCTCTTCGGAGAAGCTCCGGTGAGGGGCTGGCTGGTAATTAGGAAAAATAAAGCTGCCTCTAGAATATTTAACGTCAGACACAACCAATGAAAGAGATCCAGCAAGTTTCAGAATCGGTTCAATGGACAAGAGTAGCTTTGTAGTCCCACAAGTTTTGATTACTATTTTCAATGGGAAAATGAACAGGCTTGACTCGGAGAGGACGTAGGAATCGAACTCAGTATTAGAGAGGTGAGCTACAATGGTGCAACAAGCGGGCTCGAGGATTGAGTTCAGTTGGGAGCGAGTCAAGGCTCGTAGG encodes:
- the LOC110631050 gene encoding S-adenosylmethionine decarboxylase proenzyme, yielding MAIDSPPPPSPIGFEGFEKRLEITFTEPPIFKDPSGKGLRALTRSQLNSILEPACCTIVAHLSNTEFDSYVLSESSLFIFPLKIVIKTCGTTKLLLSIEPILKLAGSLSLVVSDVKYSRGSFIFPNYQPAPHRSFSEEVTALNELFGCLNSEAYVLLGDPVALNRNWHIYSASSRKSLENQTDMITVEMCMTGLERKKAAVFFKKSADYSAKEMTRNSGISEIIPSHVICDFDFDPCGYSMNGIEGSGFSTVHVTPEDGFSYASYEAMGFDCSEVSLNSMVNRVLKCFGPNEFSVAVTCCGGGVKWWAMECSDVDGYWCRSMVEQELGGGGWWVVYRSYDKKENGHGRACPAKVWMQSWKEVGVEEE